The Ostrinia nubilalis chromosome 19, ilOstNubi1.1, whole genome shotgun sequence DNA window tcaaatctttCAGTAGTTTTAGACCctaatcaatacaaaaaaacaagCAAATCTCTCCTGATAAGTGTATGTATATATGTATATTAAGACTTCTAGTCACTTTCCTTCATTTTTTACTGACTAACCATTCAAATGCTATATTTCATCAGAAGTACATTCTCTTGGCTCTACCAAGATTCGAACACTTGTTAATTTTCGTCCTAATAAATTCAGCATATTTTCCGAATCGCCAATGAGTAAGGACGTACGGACAGAGCGATTTGCGAGCGAGCACCACGTCGTAACTTCCTATaacatttgaaagaaagaaagaaagaaagaaagaaaatattttatttggcccaacatattaaattattacagtatACAGTTTACAATACTTGCACATTTGTGGACCAAAATGGCATCCGCTCAGCATTGTGTCCTGCTCTGAGGTAGACCCAGAACaggacgctgttattctgcggagGCCACTTTTTTAAAAGAGCGTCACATTGGACGCCATAAACattggcatttttattttaaaattatataaacttatacaaaacttcaacgatTACATAAATTTGTAGGTGTGTGTGCTAGCTGTGTGTGTTAGGTGTGTGTGTTAGGTGTATATGTTAGGTGTGTGTGTTGGGTGTATATGGCTTGTGTGTGTGTCAACAGAAAGTGCTAGATGTGTCAAAAAGTTATGTTTGTGTAATAAAGGGAAGAGATGCAGAACAACTACTCAGGCAATAGACATTTGTTCGTCTAATAGAAATTTCTTTAAATTACGTTTGAAAGTAGCATTTGATTTGGAGTTTCGAATTGGCGGCGGTAAGTTATTCCAACATTTCGTGGCAGAATATCGAAAGCTGCCACGAAAAGCAGCTGTTCTGTGCTCTGGGCACATAAGGCGAGAGGCGATCCTTATTTTACGCTGAGCAACTCTCAGTTTAGAGAACAAGTATGAAGGCTCCTGTTTGTTGATGACTTCAAAAAGCAATGAAGCAAAGTGCAGTTTTTGTCTAGCGGCCATGTTCAAAAGTCTGTTACGGTTCAGAAACGGAGTAACATGTGAACGTGGAGGTATTGGAAAACAGAACCGCGCACAAGCATTCTGAATACGTTGAATCACTTTCCTTGTCCGTGCTAACAAACATCCACCAAAAACAGTGTCACAATAATTGAGTTTTGAAAGGACGAGTGACTCACATAAGCTAACTCTTGTCTCTATATCGATGTATTTGCGGATTCTATATAAAACTTTGAgcctataaaaacaatttttcattatttccagTATGTGTCCTTCAAAAAGTAGCCTTCCATCCATAAGTAAACCCAGATTGCGAGCTTGTACTACTTGTTCCAAACATGCACCCATCATAGAGACACGTGGACTTTTGGCAGAAACTGccgcgataccacttttggaacctaagattatatattttgatttatttggaTTTAAAACTAAGTTGTGCCTATCGCTCCACAGGCTAACACGATTCAaatcttcatttaatttaacTATAGCAGAGGAAGTTGATTCAGGTTTAAATGAGATGTATATCTGAAGATCATCGGCATATAGGTGATATTTACAGTCTATTATATTCTTAGTGATATCGGCAGTATATAATATAAAAAGCAACGGACCCAAAATAGACCCCTGGGGGACGCCGCGGATCATACTAGCAGTGACAGAAGCTGATGTTGAGCCATCATCGTTTCGAGTTTCAACGTATTGAGTTCGTTCTGACAGGTAACTAGCAAACCATTTTAGAGCTGGGGGATCAAAACCATAGTATGCTAGTTTAGCTAGAAGGACTGTTGGATTAATCGTGTCAAAGGCGCGTGAATAATCGAGTAGTACCAGAATAGTACTTTCTCCAATGTCTTGCGCTGCCAGTATGTCATCCACAACATCCAGGAGCGCTGTTGAAGTGCTGCGACGTTTTCTAAAGCCTGACTGTTTTTCTGGTAGTACTTTATTACTTTCTAGGAATTCGGTCATTTGCATACAAATGGCCCTTTCGACAATCTTGGATATAAACGGGAGAATACTGATGGGGCGCAGATCTTTGTGCTCGTCGGGGTGTCTGGTTTTAGGTATAGGCCGCACGATAGCTATTTTCCACTGTTCCGGAAACACGCCAGTTTTGATAGAGTTATTAACTATGGCGGTGATGGCTGACAAGGTACGTGGCAAAGTGAGCATGATCATATTCCTTGTAATACCGTCAACTCCTTGCGCatttgtttttatagttttaataatGCTACTCACTTCCGCCTCCGTCACAGGTTTAAGCGAAAACAAGGCCGTACTATATTTACTAGATTTAAGGTCATTTAGCAGAGAAGTGTCGGTGTCATTATTTCCGGGTATATTCAAAAACGTTTGATTAATTGTGTCAGGGTTATTTAAGTGCGAGGGTAATATGAACTCTTTCTTCTTAAAGTCTACAACATCTCTTTTTATATGTTTCCATAAAGTTTGGGGATCATTTGAGCATGAATGTATGTATTTGTTAAAGTACGCCGTCTTTTCACTGTGAATTGCTGACTTTACGATAGCCTTTAACTCtcggtaatattttttatgaatttccAAATTTGTTGATTTACTCCTAGCATGAGCCTTATCTCGCAACTTCATCATTTCTTTAATTGTGTATGTTATCCATGGATGTGAATGATTTTTTATGTAGATTCGTTTAACTGGAGCATGCCTATTAAATAACTGTGTAATTTTATCATTAAAGAACCTCAACATAACATTTACATCGTCCGATTCAAAATCGTTCCATGAAATAGAGTTCAGATCATCATTAAACAGTTCAAAATTTATATCTTTCAGAGGCCTGTATATGATCCATTTAGGAGGCGGTTTgtcttttttaatatttaatttgaaagtGATTAAAGCGTGACTACTAAGATCTggtatatggtttactgataATTGAGAAATTAGGAAATCAGAGCATACGACATCTATAAGTGTTTCACTATGCTCTGTAAAATGAGTTGGTTGATTTACATACTGATTCAGATTCATATAACTCAAAAAATCTAGGAGTTTTTTCGTTTGTACATCTTgagtatttaaaatattaatgttaaagTCCCCCAATAATAGTATTTTATCATATTTCCCAAGAGACGAGATAGATTCACTTAAAGCATCTATAAAAGTATCAATGTTTAGCCACGGCGGGCGGTATGCCGTGCCAATCGCCAGTTTGATGCCGCTTAAATTAAGGCCTAGCCACATTTGTTCCACAGATAATGGGGAAGGGTGATGTATCATCCGCGCGTTAATACCATTTTTGATGTAAAACCCCACGCCACCACCGCGAGAACGAACAGTCGACGGGCGCGGCAcatgccgcagacggtagcctGGGGGTGCAGGCGCGCGGCCCTCCTCACCAGCTCTCAGCCAGGTCTCGTTGATGGCCAGAATGTCCACATCATGATGATCTAAAGCTACTAAGAATTCTTCGTGTTTTGTGCCAAGAGATCCCGGATTTAAGAGACCCACTGataactttttatattttaaaaattgaatgACAAACGAGTAAACCATCTCAACAtatttacaattacataaaaacCTCCGGAGTAGTGTCATATGACGCCTATTTATATTTACAAGTTTTAGAATAATAACTAAATGAGCTAGACTTTCGAAATCACTTATTTGTGTGTTGGTGTAGGAAGTAGTGTAATGTGTAGTGTAAAGTGTGTAAGCACAAAATATATTCAAGGAGAAACAATCACAAGTCGGATAATACGGCAGCGGATTGAAACGAGTAATTAGATTATTATaggaaaaaacaaaattacacaCGCACTCAAAAATAACTAGTGTCAATTTGTAGAGACAGCTATAACCGTAAGAGATTAGGTTATagtataaaaatacaaagtatctattaaaaaacaaaaaacataaaacaacgTAAAAATTCTCGCTTAAAGCgtaacaaaatgtaaaatattgaaatgagTTAACGCTTAACATAAAATCTATGTACCAATTACTTTGTGTGTTAAAAAATATGCAAAGGAAATGAGCGAACGCTAACATTAGCCAAAAACTTTGTCAATGTCGACTTCCGAGCGCAGTCGATGCCGTG harbors:
- the LOC135080943 gene encoding uncharacterized protein LOC135080943 — its product is MVYSFVIQFLKYKKLSVGLLNPGSLGTKHEEFLVALDHHDVDILAINETWLRAGEEGRAPAPPGYRLRHVPRPSTVRSRGGGVGFYIKNGINARMIHHPSPLSVEQMWLGLNLSGIKLAIGTAYRPPWLNIDTFIDALSESISSLGKYDKILLLGDFNINILNTQDVQTKKLLDFLSYMNLNQYVNQPTHFTEHSETLIDVVCSDFLISQLSVNHIPDLSSHALITFKLNIKKDKPPPKWIIYRPLKDINFELFNDDLNSISWNDFESDDVNVMLRFFNDKITQLFNRHAPVKRIYIKNHSHPWITYTIKEMMKLRDKAHARSKSTNLEIHKKYYRELKAIVKSAIHSEKTAYFNKYIHSCSNDPQTLWKHIKRDVVDFKKKEFILPSHLNNPDTINQTFLNIPGNNDTDTSLLNDLKSSKYSTALFSLKPVTEAEVSSIIKTIKTNAQGVDGITRNMIMLTLPRTLSAITAIVNNSIKTGVFPEQWKIAIVRPIPKTRHPDEHKDLRPISILPFISKIVERAICMQMTEFLESNKVLPEKQSGFRKRRSTSTALLDVVDDILAAQDIGESTILVPKVVSRQFLPKVHVSL